The Lynx canadensis isolate LIC74 chromosome D1, mLynCan4.pri.v2, whole genome shotgun sequence genome has a segment encoding these proteins:
- the LRRC55 gene encoding leucine-rich repeat-containing protein 55, with product MNTAPAPVGSLQQGGCQLPKMGDTWSQLPWPGPPHPAVLLVSLLLAAGAMRSDAGASCPVLCTCHNQVVDCSSQRLFSVPPDLPMDTRNLSLAHNRITAVPPGYLTCYMELRVLDLRNNSLVELPPGLFLHAKRLAHLDLSYNNLSHVPADMFQEAHGLVHIDLSHNPWLRRVHPQAFQGLVQLRDLDLSYGGLAFLSLEALEGLPGLVTLQIGGNPWVCGCTMEPLLKWLRNRIQRCTADSQLAECRGPPEVEGAPLFSLTEESFKACHLTLTLDDYLFIAFVGFVVSIASVVTNFLLGITANCCHRWSKASEEEEI from the exons ATGAACACAGCCCCGGCCCCAGTGGGCTCCCTTCAGCAGGGCGGTTGCCAGCTGCCTAAGATGGGTGACACCTGGTCCCAGCTGCCCTGGCCTGGGCCCCCCCACCCAGCTGTGCTGCTGGTCTCCCTCCTCTTGGCAGCCGGGGCCATGCGCTCGGATGCCGGCGCTAGCTGCCCGGTCCTCTGTACATGCCATAACCAGGTGGTGGATTGCAGCAGCCAACGGCTGTTCTCCGTGCCCCCAGACCTGCCGATGGACACTCGCAACCTCAGCCTGGCCCACAACCGCATCACGGCCGTGCCGCCCGGCTACCTCACATGCTACATGGAGCTCCGGGTGTTGGATCTGCGTAACAACTCCTTGGTGGAGCTGCCCCCGGGCCTCTTCCTCCACGCCAAGCGCTTGGCACACCTGGATCTGAGCTACAACAACCTCAGCCACGTGCCGGCCGACATGTTCCAAGAAGCCCATGGCCTCGTGCACATCGACCTGAGCCACAACCCGTGGCTGCGCAGGGTGCACCCCCAAGCCTTCCAGGGCCTGGTGCAGCTCCGAGACCTGGACCTCAGCTACGGGGGCCTGGCCTTCCTCAGTCTCGAGGCCCTGGAGGGCCTGCCGGGGCTGGTGACCCTGCAGATCGGCGGCAACCCCTGGGTGTGCGGCTGCACCATGGAGCCCTTGTTGAAGTGGCTGCGGAACCGGATCCAGCGCTGCACGGCGG ATTCTCAACTGGCTGAGTGCCGGGGGCCCCCTGAAGTCGAGGGTGCCCCACTCTTCTCCCTCACTGAGGAGAGCTTCAAGGCCTGCCACCTGACTCTGACCCTGGATGATTATCTCTTCATTGCATTTGTGGGCTTTGTGGTCTCCATTGCCTCCGTGGTCACCAACTTCCTCCTGGGCATCACAGCCAACTGCTGCCACCGTTGGAGCAAGGCCAGTGAAGAGGAAGAGATTTGA